The sequence below is a genomic window from Lolium perenne isolate Kyuss_39 chromosome 7, Kyuss_2.0, whole genome shotgun sequence.
GGAGTAGAAGGGAATTAGCTccgtaatcctagcacctaagtatctAGAGTCCAATGTAGTCTCTCTAGCCAGTCAAATACCTCTATAGGTAGAGTTAGTGATAAATTAGACTACAAGTTGCTCTTCTAGAGTTTATTTGCCGTTTtaactcattgtaaagtaggaggttgttgtgatctttctgtaaagagtcagtgtgtaattctatagacatgtcttggacccgcaaatgtttctgttgtaccactctgaggaatGCAATACTAGTGGAAcaatgtttcattggtgttatatcaacgacttgcatactacatCATGCAGTGGTATGTTGGGTCACCACAACCATAAATTTGGTTTGTCGTGGCAATGACACTACTCGACACCAAGCACATGATTTGTCATAGCAATGTCCCTTTTCTGAAAAGGCGAGGCTGAAACCCCTGCCATCTACATTGAAGAGATGCATAGAACCTTTATTTCAATATTATACAACAAAATACCGACGACTCAGAGGCTCTCAGAGGCATGGTCTAATTGGTTCTCGGCATAGGATGTGTGATGGTGGACACACGTAGGGTGGATGCGGTGTCTTTCTTCGCGGCAGCGTCGATGGGAAACCTTGCAAGTTGTATGCGGATTTCTACCCTAACGATGCTCAACAGTTCGATGACGGTGACAACTTCTAAAGCTTGTGCATAGGGTGCTCGCTAAGGGTTTGATATGCCGAATATGTGCTCCCGACTTGACATTGGGTGACTCGGTGATGCCACCGGTACCTAGCTAATGTCACATTATGCTTTTAGGGCATAAAGTCTAGATGATATCATCTTCACCTATTGTCGGGTTTATATCTTACTGTCATCTATTTTCTCTACCAAATTCTACCTCCCATGTCACGGGAGCTGATATGCTGACTAGCCAAACATGCATGTATTGTGTAGGGTGTTTAAGCCATCCACAATGCCCACCATAAGGACATTTTTTTGTTCGTCGCGGTCCGCCGTGGCCAGCTGCGAGGCCCAACGGCCTGCCGCATCTAGACAGTACCCTACATTCCGTCTACAAGAGCCGCATCTCCAGCCCAAATTTGGGCTGGGATTGCCCTGACCACGGATAGCACATGCATCCGCGTGTGTCCTCCTAGAAAAACAACGGGCCGACCGTCAGTGGCCAAGGGAGGCGAGGATTAGCGGGCCTACGTCTACCCGCACACGCTCCACTAGTCATGAATGAAGAACGGGTGACTCTTCCTACTCACAAGCGTACCCACTCCCAAAGCTCCCCGACCCCCCTCTCACCGCAAACCCTAGCCGGAGAGCTCGAGATGACCATGACGAAGGGATTGAGCTCATGGCGAAGGAATTCCCTCGGCGAAATTTCAGCTCTCCCTTCGTCGGAGAGCTCGAGACGGCCACGAAGGGAATTTCAAACTGTTTTATGCTCCCTTTTTTATGTGATGATATATAAGAGTATGCTGCTCGTGGTAGTTGTAGTCTTGTTCCACTAATATAGCTAACATTACCAGGCCGTATAGGTATATAGGCTGGTTTTTTTTTTCTGCGGGGACGTATATAGGCTGGTTGGCCAGCCATTGGCGCATACGGCCCATTCAGCCAGCAGCAATTCTGACGACCGTATACGTAGTTTCTGTGGTCTGTGCAAAGGATATATACGAACACGAACGACGCTCTCAAGCTTGGAATTCTCGATCAACTCAGAAGTCAAATCTAGGGTTCCGTTAGACGATCATAAAGATGGCAGAAAGAAGGAATGATATGGGGATCCACAGGGGCCTTGACGAATATGAGCGGCTCTTGCTCACGGCCTCCCTCGCAATAATACTGCTCGGCAGCGGCATGCTCGCCGGCTGTCTTGTTATCACCACGCGGCTCCATGGCGTGAACACGACGGACAAGATAATCTTATGGGTGGCGGCGGTGATCATGATGCTTTCCATGCCGCTCCCGATTGCCTCAGTTGCATGGATATGCTTCAAGTCCTACATCAACCGTGGCAATCTGGCCCGTGTCGCCGATCTGCCGGACGCTCATCAGGCGGTTTAATCTGTTGGCCATTGGCAAAACTATCGTTCTCCGGCACCACGCCCGTGCGGACGAATAGCAAGGCAAGATAGAAATGCTGCTACCTACTTTCCAGATTCGATGCCACCTCAACATACGGTGTACTTCCGTTTTTATTTACcctatatatttttttttttagaaacacagtacaaacgcaggcgctcacatacacgcgcatacactcacccctatgaacgcacacacgcacacaccctacccctatgagcacctccggaagactgagccggcggattggatcttgaaattgacgaagtcaccacaggcgcctcgctgtcgacgggaacgtcgcctcccactgaaagaatattccgcctttatgagacacacagatgtcaaacctggagtttgaactctggtgggctgggggtacaaccacccacctaaccacccaacctcaggttggttctctttACCCTATATTTTAGGTTTAGTTAAAGTCAAAATTTGTAAACTTACACTTAGTATGAAGAAAAATATTAACTTTTTTTTATTAGAatcataatgaaatatattttcacccaTGTGATATTATGGATGTTCGAGATTTAGTTTACCTTCCATATTTTATTTAGTTTTTACTCCATTTGCTGCATATTTACTTTAGTAATTAATAATATAACTAGCATGGTGGCCcttgcaaatgcgagggcatcacctATAGTAAAATATGTTAAAAAATGTTTTAAATTATTTAAATCTTTTTTCTTTCTATTCATCTCCTTAATTGTGAAATTATTTTAGAAAATAGATACATTGGTACCTGTTTACTTTGTCTCCATTTTGTAAATTAATATATTAGTACGTTgcaaaaaaaataacaaaatgaaatgAAATATCTCTTAGGAAAATAAGATGGCAGTGGTTTATGTTTTCTCAGTAATATGTTTTTAACACGAAAAGGCAGGAGCTTCCACACCAAGAAACTAAGCTTCAATCTCTGTATGCTCTCTGGCGTAGGTGGTCTACAGCTATGCATATTTATCATTTCACGCATAGCTATATGCAATCCAATCTTCTTGGTGGTATCATTGTTGCAAAAAAAGTTGGCACATATGAGCTGAGTTTTTTGCTCCCATCTACAATCGAATATATCTATTATCTATAAAAAAATATTGAACAACCCGATTCATGATCACCACACTCTCTTACATGGATACTCTGCAGgttttatttcacataacaccTCAATGTTACTCAAATTGATGTTTGTTTTCACTTCGTGCATTCATGTTCCCAAAAATTTGTGCTCAAGCTCATGTTACACAAGTTTCCCCCGACGCTTATCCGTGTAAGAAAAATGATGAAAAGGAAATCTATAGAATGCTCGTTTGTATTTCTTGATATGGAGTTTTTATGAAAATGAAATAAGGGGGGTTCTCTGATTTTTTGGTTCCGAATTTCACAGAGAAAATGACGAAAAGGAAATTGTAAATGTTATATAGCTATGGATATATATGATTCGATTGTAACATTCATCCACCTAAGTTTATATATCAAATACATTTTTAGCCTACATGTACTATCGTGCAAAAATATACAAAGGTCTTAATAATATGATAATATTAATATACAGATGTGTTAATATGATATATTGGGAAATTTTATTTTGGTTTCCGAGCTTCAGTGAGATTGGTTTTTAAAAATCAAAATAACTGTCTTAGTTTTATCTAGATACGAAAAGCTATTTTTCTGAAAAGAGTATTACTGTATCCATGCTAAAAATAAGTGTCTTAGTtttatctagatacggatgtTTCTAGATTTATTTAGTTGTAAATACAGTCATATTTATAAAAAAATAGGATACTTGTTTTAGAATGGAGGAAAAAGCTTGTTTTATGTTATGTAAATCTGTATATATAATTTCATTATTTGCAGGCATGTATCCGGATTTATGGTGATCAGCCAATGATTGAGTCCCTTTGTTTCTGCATGTTCTCGTGGTGTCCTAGCGACACACGCTGTAGCTAGCTTTATCTCATTTTCCTCTTTTAATTTGGAACCGATCTGTTTCAGTGCTTCATGTATGGAAATTTGGATATTGTTTGTTGGGTCGTGGCCATCTAGACCTCTGGCATCTTATTTTTTCCGTGCCCAAATTCCCAGATCGTGAGCCTTACTAACATCTTATACGTGACGGTTCTTTTAAAAGAAAAGAGATTTCTGATACATGACATACTTGACATGTTCGTACCAACCACGATTTTATCGTAATCTTTATTATCTTTAAATCTCCGCCATAAATTATAGATCTAACAATAACAATAATTaaaatgatgtggattaacgtggtgtcgCTATTTTAAACATCCGTATTTTACTTACTTGCATATATACGATAAAAATTTACAGCTACTGTGATTTTATCAAAATTTTAGGAGTtaccaaaaaaattaaaaatcatGCACTAAAAAGAAAAGAATAGTAGCTACCTACATTACCAAATGAACGAATCAAACAACAACGTCTCGACCAGTTTAAACTCAGTGATCAGAAAAACCAATGATCATCACGGAATAAACGAAAAATCATATCAGAACATCAGATTCAGAAAGCAAACACCACACAATTCAAACCACACGGTCACCAACGGAGCTTCCTTCCGAATCACCTGAGCGTTGGTTTCGATTTGGCGCCTGGCGTGGACACGCGGGGGCTGTCCATGACGGTCTCGAACGCACCCACCAGCGCTCCCaccttgctcttcttcttctccagCAGCTTGCTCTTGGCCTCCTCCAGCACGTCGTTGCTCCGCGCCACCTCCTTCTTCTTGGGCTGCTCCTCCTCAGGCCGCTTCTCCATCGCCGTCTTCACCCTGCTCCCCTTGAACGAGAACCGCATCTCCTCCGGGATCCTCGCCAGCAACGGCGACGACGTCGCCCCGCCCTTCTGGACAGCCCCTTTCACCGGCGTCGTTGGCGCCGACGTGCTCAGCAGCGTGTCGATCACCGCCTTGTCCTTGCTGATAGCCTCCTTGGCTGGCGTCACCGGCTCCGACCGCGAAGTGCTCGCCTGCGCCTTGGCTGTTGCGTCCATTTGCTCCAGAGCTTCTTCCAGCGACGTCGCCGGCAGTGAAGATGCCCTGGCCGCCGCGACCATTTGGGGTTCCTCGGCAGCTTCCTCTTGCTTCTCGGTAGCCGCTGGTTGCTCTTTCGGTACTTCAGCGGTCGCCACACTTTTTTCAGAGCGGACTGTAATTTCTTCGGGCGTCACACTTTTTTCCGGGTTCACCGTAATTTGTTCGGGTATCACACTTTCTTCAGAGATCTCTCTGATCTCTTCGGGCTTTGGCGGCTCTTCTTGTTGCCTCTCCACGGCATTGGTCTCCACGACGACCTCCTCTTCAGCCGCGCTGGTTGCCGGTTCATCTTGCAAGTTCAGCGACGCTGCTGGCTTCTTCGCTGATTCTGCTACGACGGCGGCCGGCGGCAGTTCATCCTCTGTGTTCCTCTCAGCTTCCTTTTCTGACGCCTCCTCGACTACGCCGGTTTGCAGCTTCTCTTCCGCCACCGGCGTGTGCACCTTCACGGCTTCAGGAGGCTCCTCCGGTATGACCTTCTTTTCAACTTGGCCGGTTTGCGGCTTCTCTTCTGCCGCCGACATATGCACGTTCACCGCTACCACGGACTCCTCCGGTATGGCCTTCTCTTCAACAGGGGCCTTCCCCTTGTCTGCATCTCTTCTCGGCTCTTCTGTAGTCACCTGCTCCTCCTGACCCCTGTCCTCCTCTGTTTTGACATGATCAGTACTGATAACTTCTCGAGAAGTCGCCTCCTCCGGTTGGTTTTCGGTAGCTTTGGGTTCCGCGGCCACCTCTGCTTGCACGTTGAGAGGTGCCTCTGTGACCGTTTCAGAGGGATGGTGCTGCTGCACCTCCACGGGCAGGGCTCTCGCCGTTTCGATCTTGATCCCGCCGGAAGCACCACCGGACGCCTCGGTAGTCGTTTCAGGGCGGCGGTGCTCCACAGTCACCTCTTCTTGCACCGGCAGGGATCTCGGCGGCGGCTCGGTCTTGATCTCACCGGAAGAACTGGACGCCTGCTTGACGGACGCCACCGCCGAGGCCGCCGGGCCGGCCAGGTCCTTGTTCTTCTTGCTGCGGAGCTTGCTGGTCTTCAACGCATTGGACGCCTTCTGCATCAGTAGCCTGGGCGACGCCACGGACCACCGCGACGTGGACGCCGACTTGGCCTTGGCCTTGTCCATGGAGACCGCCCGCGGCACGCTCACCGGCTGCACGGGGGACCGCTTCGGCGTGACCGGCCGCGGCGAGCTTGCCGGCTGCTGCGCAGGGGTCCTCTTCGGCGTGATCGAACGCGTAGCGCGGCCCGCCGCCGGCGACTGCGGGGGGATTGGGGACCCCTTGGAGGAGGACGGCCTGGAGATGGGAGACGGGGAGGTGCTGCGCAGGGACGAGCTGACGGTGGGGCGGAGGAAGGACGGCACCGGCTTGTCCGACGACGCTGGCAACGGCGCGGGGCTGAGTGAGGCGCGGGCGGGACGGCGGGATGTGGCGTCGGAGCTCGACGGCCGCGCGTTGGACGACGTCGGTCTGCCGCCGCTCGTGCTTACTGGGCGTGTGCTGCTTCTGCCGTCTCGCGACCCTGGCGTTGACCGTGTGGCCATGGGCTGCTTCTGCTGCCAAACAAACCCAAAGATTTTGTCAAATGACTATCACCATGATCATTTAGCTTATACGGAGTAAGAATTAGTGCAATACAGAATGGGATAGGTTATAGGAATTCTATTTTTTTCTCAGCATTGATTTGTCTTGTGAGATTGACCCTCAAGATTTTCATTCCCGACATGGATGCCACTAATCTGTGTTGCCGGACATGATAGGTTCTTTCTTTTTTGACCGAAGACATTATAGGGTTTAGAATGCGAAAACTCGGAAGTACGCCCGGGCTTGGATGCTCCTTTTATCCAATCCCCATCAAACCACCCGTTTTTTAAACTGACGTCATATCTCGTGATGTATAATTCTGCGTAAACAGCTAGACCAATACAGAGCTAGGAACGCCAACCACCTGACTCTTATGCTCCTTTTAGAATGGATGTTTACCCCTTCTTttgatgatttttttttacttATTTTCCATTTTCTAGGCTGAGGAACAGCTCTAGCAGGCTACCACGTTGGGACCATTGACTCGCTACCTTCTTTTAAGTATTTTTATGAGGGGACTGTTCATTTGTTTTTCAAGTAAGAAATATTCAAATACTATCTAAAT
It includes:
- the LOC127312409 gene encoding uncharacterized protein; protein product: MATRSTPGSRDGRSSTRPVSTSGGRPTSSNARPSSSDATSRRPARASLSPAPLPASSDKPVPSFLRPTVSSSLRSTSPSPISRPSSSKGSPIPPQSPAAGRATRSITPKRTPAQQPASSPRPVTPKRSPVQPVSVPRAVSMDKAKAKSASTSRWSVASPRLLMQKASNALKTSKLRSKKNKDLAGPAASAVASVKQASSSSGEIKTEPPPRSLPVQEEVTVEHRRPETTTEASGGASGGIKIETARALPVEVQQHHPSETVTEAPLNVQAEVAAEPKATENQPEEATSREVISTDHVKTEEDRGQEEQVTTEEPRRDADKGKAPVEEKAIPEESVVAVNVHMSAAEEKPQTGQVEKKVIPEEPPEAVKVHTPVAEEKLQTGVVEEASEKEAERNTEDELPPAAVVAESAKKPAASLNLQDEPATSAAEEEVVVETNAVERQQEEPPKPEEIREISEESVIPEQITVNPEKSVTPEEITVRSEKSVATAEVPKEQPAATEKQEEAAEEPQMVAAARASSLPATSLEEALEQMDATAKAQASTSRSEPVTPAKEAISKDKAVIDTLLSTSAPTTPVKGAVQKGGATSSPLLARIPEEMRFSFKGSRVKTAMEKRPEEEQPKKKEVARSNDVLEEAKSKLLEKKKSKVGALVGAFETVMDSPRVSTPGAKSKPTLR